The following are encoded in a window of Corynebacterium argentoratense DSM 44202 genomic DNA:
- a CDS encoding class I SAM-dependent RNA methyltransferase has product MGKKPNEQVGDTFSLSVQRPAHQGKGVGFAPSGVVVLVAGGVVGDTLQVEVTRVAKRHLEARILKVDIPSPHRTEPRCTAAAHGAGCCDFSHLDPDYELEVKRTILRSHLERMGKLETIAPIDIVELDREHWRCRFRLGIDSSGRLGQRAPRSHEVITEQCLQFPEVLSAEVARWQRAPQPHHAGKELLCAVDDQGNLHTELIEPRRRPPRSHQPQRAKRAASSRVNNRRPSSTQHYVVGGHTFDVTIDGFWQAHRDAAATYHEIIRQWLETINNDAAESSQLCAWDLYGGVGLFIPVLQQCGYGQIYSVESAPVIDSFNQPNVEFITSTVERWVSCEQALTARPQLVVADPPRSGAGASVIKGIAKHQPEVVIHIGCDPVAFSRDIGLWSTQGYVPTQITMVNAFPGTHHFETLALLRPRQNTHN; this is encoded by the coding sequence GTGGGGAAGAAGCCGAACGAGCAGGTCGGCGACACCTTCTCGCTTTCAGTTCAGCGCCCGGCCCACCAGGGCAAAGGGGTGGGCTTTGCCCCCTCCGGTGTGGTGGTGTTAGTGGCGGGTGGTGTGGTCGGCGACACCCTCCAGGTAGAGGTCACTCGCGTGGCCAAGCGCCACCTGGAGGCGCGGATTCTAAAGGTTGATATCCCAAGCCCGCACCGCACAGAACCTCGGTGCACGGCTGCGGCCCACGGTGCGGGATGCTGCGATTTTTCCCATCTCGATCCCGACTATGAGCTCGAGGTAAAAAGAACAATTCTTCGTTCGCACCTTGAGCGGATGGGGAAGCTAGAGACCATCGCGCCCATAGACATCGTCGAGCTTGATCGTGAGCACTGGCGCTGTCGATTCCGCCTTGGGATTGATAGCAGTGGTCGCCTTGGGCAACGTGCCCCTCGATCGCATGAGGTCATCACCGAGCAATGCCTGCAGTTCCCGGAGGTGCTCAGCGCGGAGGTCGCGCGTTGGCAGCGTGCACCCCAGCCACACCATGCAGGAAAAGAACTATTGTGTGCTGTTGACGACCAAGGCAACCTGCATACCGAACTTATCGAGCCCCGGCGGCGCCCCCCGCGGAGTCATCAACCGCAACGTGCCAAACGTGCTGCCTCCTCGCGGGTTAACAACCGTCGGCCGAGCAGTACACAGCACTACGTCGTGGGTGGCCACACCTTCGATGTCACCATTGACGGATTCTGGCAAGCGCACCGCGACGCCGCCGCTACCTATCACGAAATCATCCGGCAGTGGCTTGAAACCATCAACAATGACGCCGCGGAAAGCTCACAGCTGTGCGCGTGGGACCTCTACGGCGGGGTAGGGCTGTTTATTCCCGTGCTGCAACAATGCGGCTATGGGCAGATTTACTCTGTGGAGTCGGCGCCAGTGATTGATAGCTTTAACCAGCCGAACGTTGAGTTCATCACCAGTACTGTCGAGCGATGGGTGTCCTGCGAACAAGCGCTCACGGCGCGGCCGCAACTAGTTGTAGCGGACCCACCACGCTCCGGTGCGGGTGCCTCCGTTATCAAGGGAATTGCCAAACATCAGCCGGAGGTAGTCATCCACATCGGCTGCGACCCGGTAGCTTTTTCCAGAGACATCGGGCTGTGGTCCACGCAGGGCTACGTTCCAACGCAGATCACCATGGTGAACGCCTTCCCTGGAACTCACCACTTCGAGACGCTGGCTTTGCTGCGGCCGCGCCAAAACACCCATAATTAA
- a CDS encoding DUF3710 domain-containing protein: MGLWPFSKKDDVADNDVRGAVDAAGQEDAQDADRSAADNVIAGPDPVHDAINGARGPFDGDTVTPEEFDFTDFADGILDLGSVQLAMPRGCEVQVEMGESGPVALHVTTPYGRLTPVAFSAPKSPGQWREAAEDIVADMANNGLDARMEAGPWGREPRGIVNDTTFRMIGVDGPRWMLRVSCVGPSGLADQLRELAHNVVARSFVVRGEEPMAPGISLPVVLPDNLAKQVRYAMENREEIAANIRREQAERLAQKNEQAAQVTSEDSALDQMRAPENNES, translated from the coding sequence ATGGGTTTGTGGCCTTTTTCTAAAAAGGATGACGTCGCGGACAATGATGTTCGCGGGGCGGTTGACGCAGCAGGGCAGGAGGATGCTCAGGACGCTGATCGTAGCGCTGCCGACAACGTGATCGCCGGCCCCGATCCTGTTCACGATGCGATCAATGGTGCGCGTGGCCCCTTCGATGGTGATACCGTCACCCCCGAAGAGTTCGATTTTACTGACTTCGCCGATGGCATTCTGGACCTTGGTTCGGTGCAATTGGCAATGCCTCGGGGCTGTGAAGTACAGGTGGAAATGGGGGAGAGCGGCCCGGTCGCGTTGCACGTTACTACCCCGTATGGGCGTCTGACCCCGGTGGCATTCTCCGCTCCAAAGTCTCCCGGCCAATGGCGCGAGGCTGCAGAAGACATCGTCGCGGACATGGCGAACAATGGCCTGGATGCGCGGATGGAAGCAGGCCCTTGGGGTCGCGAGCCCCGCGGCATCGTCAACGACACGACCTTCCGGATGATTGGCGTTGACGGACCGCGCTGGATGCTTCGTGTCTCCTGCGTCGGTCCTTCCGGCTTGGCCGATCAGCTGCGTGAGTTAGCGCATAACGTTGTGGCGCGAAGCTTCGTCGTGCGTGGTGAAGAACCTATGGCTCCCGGCATTTCGCTTCCAGTGGTTCTGCCGGACAACCTGGCCAAGCAGGTGCGCTACGCAATGGAAAACAGGGAAGAAATCGCGGCGAACATCCGGCGTGAGCAAGCTGAACGTCTGGCCCAAAAAAACGAACAGGCAGCTCAGGTAACCAGCGAGGATTCCGCGCTTGATCAGATGCGCGCTCCCGAAAACAACGAGTCTTAA
- the dut gene encoding dUTP diphosphatase has protein sequence MSDIGPINVVRLHPDATLPQRAHHDDAGVDLTAVESVTIEPGQRVLVATGLAFELPLGTVGLIHPRSGLALRQGLSIVNTPGTVDAGFRGEVKVCLINLDPDTPISINKGERIAQLLVQKVELCDFRFVDSFADGSTSRGAAGYGSTGV, from the coding sequence GTGAGCGATATTGGTCCCATTAACGTAGTCCGCCTGCATCCTGACGCGACGCTTCCGCAGCGCGCCCACCATGACGATGCGGGGGTTGATCTTACAGCTGTCGAATCCGTCACCATTGAACCAGGTCAGCGTGTCCTGGTTGCTACTGGATTGGCGTTTGAATTGCCGCTTGGCACCGTGGGGCTGATCCATCCTCGATCTGGGCTGGCGCTTCGGCAGGGCCTCAGTATCGTCAATACGCCGGGCACCGTTGACGCTGGTTTCAGGGGTGAGGTGAAGGTGTGCTTGATTAACTTGGATCCCGACACCCCGATTAGCATCAACAAAGGTGAGCGTATCGCGCAGCTACTGGTGCAAAAGGTTGAACTGTGTGACTTCCGTTTTGTCGATTCTTTCGCCGATGGCAGTACGTCTCGTGGTGCCGCTGGATACGGTTCGACTGGGGTCTAG
- a CDS encoding DUF3093 domain-containing protein: MSFESTGHNSPDGNPANATVLYEERQWVPWYWWILAALIVALTTAQLAHNRSIVWLYAPAVILSGVAMWVLLSLSSTRVRVEQDPDGTRWLIAGNAQLPHTAVSSTLAVPSTARRNAMGRQLDPAAYVVSHGWVPEMAMFVLDDPEDPTPYWLLSTVDPQALIAAFDKH, encoded by the coding sequence GTGAGCTTCGAGAGCACAGGGCACAATAGCCCAGACGGCAACCCGGCCAACGCTACCGTTTTGTATGAAGAACGGCAGTGGGTCCCCTGGTACTGGTGGATCCTCGCTGCGCTGATCGTGGCGCTAACAACTGCCCAACTGGCACACAACCGCAGCATCGTATGGCTCTACGCGCCGGCCGTGATCCTCAGCGGCGTCGCGATGTGGGTACTGCTGTCGCTTTCGTCCACCAGGGTTCGCGTGGAACAAGACCCTGATGGAACACGGTGGCTGATAGCCGGTAACGCCCAGCTACCCCACACTGCTGTCTCATCGACACTCGCGGTACCCTCGACCGCGCGCCGCAATGCAATGGGACGCCAGCTCGACCCAGCAGCCTATGTTGTCTCCCACGGCTGGGTGCCCGAAATGGCAATGTTTGTTCTTGATGACCCCGAAGACCCAACCCCCTACTGGCTGTTAAGCACCGTCGATCCGCAAGCTCTCATCGCTGCATTCGACAAGCACTAA
- a CDS encoding DUF4193 domain-containing protein — translation MATDYDAPRRRAEDDLETDSLEGLKAAESSKFNMDDDGEIVESFDLPHVDLSGEELNVTVVPRREDEFTCSSCFIVQRRNRISHTEDDGSIICLDCA, via the coding sequence ATGGCTACCGATTATGACGCGCCCCGCCGTCGCGCCGAAGATGACCTCGAGACAGACTCCCTCGAAGGGCTGAAGGCCGCAGAGTCCTCCAAGTTCAATATGGATGACGACGGTGAGATCGTCGAGTCTTTCGATCTTCCCCATGTCGACCTCAGCGGCGAAGAGCTCAACGTCACTGTCGTGCCGCGCCGAGAAGACGAATTCACCTGCAGCAGCTGCTTTATCGTGCAACGCCGTAACCGGATCAGCCACACTGAGGACGATGGTTCGATCATCTGCCTGGACTGCGCTTAA
- the ppgK gene encoding polyphosphate--glucose phosphotransferase gives MHSSNLERSDEAHVGFGIDIGGSGIKGARVDLRTGEFIGERIKVATPQPATPTAVADTVATIINQAHWAGPVGITVPSVVRNQQALTAANIDPEWIDCDLSDVFSTAVGGRECAVLNDADAAGLAEVAFGDPRAQQGVVILATLGTGIGSALLTDGTLVPNTELGHLMIQRPRRSGKITLVEAEAYAASSVRQREELSYKKWAKRLSHVLSEYERLFWPDLFILGGGVSRKFDKWGPLLEVDTQVVPARLRNRAGIVGAAMAVNRGIRP, from the coding sequence ATGCACAGCAGCAATTTGGAGCGTTCAGACGAAGCCCACGTCGGTTTCGGAATTGACATCGGAGGTTCAGGAATCAAAGGGGCCAGGGTTGACCTACGCACGGGGGAATTTATTGGAGAGCGAATAAAAGTAGCCACTCCACAACCGGCGACACCCACCGCCGTCGCCGATACCGTGGCCACAATCATCAACCAGGCTCACTGGGCGGGGCCCGTTGGCATCACCGTGCCCAGCGTAGTGAGAAACCAACAAGCCCTTACAGCGGCAAACATCGATCCGGAATGGATAGACTGCGATCTCTCCGACGTTTTCTCCACAGCCGTCGGCGGCCGCGAATGCGCAGTGCTTAATGACGCTGACGCCGCGGGGCTCGCTGAAGTAGCATTCGGCGACCCTCGTGCTCAGCAGGGTGTCGTCATCCTCGCCACCCTCGGGACGGGTATCGGCAGCGCCCTGTTAACCGATGGCACCCTGGTTCCCAATACAGAACTCGGCCATTTAATGATTCAACGCCCTCGCCGTTCCGGAAAGATTACCCTAGTGGAAGCGGAAGCCTACGCGGCGTCATCAGTAAGACAACGGGAAGAACTGAGCTACAAAAAGTGGGCTAAGCGCCTTAGCCACGTACTGAGCGAGTACGAGCGTTTGTTCTGGCCGGACCTATTCATCCTGGGTGGCGGCGTTTCCCGCAAGTTTGACAAGTGGGGTCCGCTGCTGGAAGTAGACACCCAGGTTGTGCCCGCACGGTTACGCAATAGAGCCGGAATAGTTGGGGCGGCGATGGCAGTAAATCGCGGAATCCGGCCCTAA
- a CDS encoding RNA polymerase sigma factor — MAATEASKKATAQHTTDDADTAAGSASASRTVAKKTAKKAVKKAAKKTVAKKAAKKTAKKATTAAPKKAVKKTAKKANQPANSSIEAADVTDAPASNGGAATDAPAKKTAKKATKKTTSGTGTKATKKTAKKAAKKTTAKSAAAEDTNATAVVRKAKGLVDGADGDDVDNDVLDPDLQDDTLDDDLDAPIEDDSDDEYTDLPADDDNEDTDDSDDEEDDGSSVWDEDESAALRQARKDAELTASADSVRAYLKQIGKVALLDAEQEVSLAKRIEAGLYATYRMELMEDPETPTKERLSPAMKRDLRAIARDGRKAKNHLLEANLRLVVSLAKRYTGRGMAFLDLIQEGNLGLIRAVEKFDYTKGYKFSTYATWWIRQAITRAMADQARTIRIPVHMVEVINKLGRIQRELLQDLGREPTPLELAKEMDITEDKVLEIQQYAREPISLDQTIGDEGDSQLGDFIEDSEAVVAVDAVSFTLLQDQLQDVLKTLSEREAGVVRLRFGLTDGMPRTLDEIGQVYGVTRERIRQIESKTMSKLRHPSRSQVLRDYLE, encoded by the coding sequence GTGGCAGCCACTGAAGCTTCCAAGAAAGCAACTGCTCAACACACAACCGACGATGCGGACACCGCCGCCGGGTCAGCTTCCGCATCTCGGACCGTAGCTAAGAAGACAGCCAAAAAGGCTGTCAAGAAGGCTGCAAAGAAGACGGTCGCTAAAAAGGCAGCTAAAAAGACCGCCAAGAAAGCCACAACCGCAGCCCCCAAGAAGGCTGTGAAGAAAACCGCCAAGAAGGCCAACCAACCGGCTAACTCGTCCATAGAGGCAGCGGACGTCACCGACGCACCTGCTTCCAATGGCGGTGCCGCCACGGACGCTCCGGCAAAGAAGACCGCCAAGAAGGCCACCAAGAAAACAACGTCCGGCACCGGCACCAAAGCAACCAAAAAGACTGCCAAGAAGGCTGCAAAAAAGACCACTGCGAAGTCCGCTGCCGCTGAGGACACCAACGCGACTGCCGTTGTGCGCAAGGCTAAAGGCCTCGTCGACGGAGCAGATGGTGACGACGTCGACAACGACGTTCTAGACCCGGATCTGCAGGACGACACTCTTGATGATGATCTCGATGCGCCCATCGAGGATGATTCTGACGACGAGTATACCGATCTGCCCGCCGACGATGACAACGAAGACACCGACGACTCCGATGACGAAGAGGACGACGGTTCTTCTGTCTGGGACGAGGACGAATCTGCTGCCCTACGGCAGGCTAGAAAAGATGCCGAGCTTACTGCCAGCGCCGACAGCGTCAGGGCGTACCTCAAGCAGATCGGCAAAGTCGCGCTGCTGGATGCGGAGCAAGAGGTATCGCTTGCTAAGCGCATCGAGGCCGGCCTATACGCCACCTACCGCATGGAGCTGATGGAGGATCCCGAGACGCCTACTAAGGAACGCCTCTCCCCCGCCATGAAGCGCGACCTCCGGGCAATCGCCCGGGACGGCCGCAAGGCGAAAAATCACCTCTTGGAGGCGAACTTGCGCCTCGTTGTGAGCCTCGCCAAGCGCTACACAGGCCGTGGTATGGCCTTCCTCGATTTGATCCAGGAGGGCAACCTTGGCTTGATCCGCGCTGTTGAAAAGTTCGACTACACCAAGGGCTACAAGTTCTCTACCTACGCCACCTGGTGGATTCGGCAGGCCATCACTCGAGCCATGGCCGATCAGGCGCGTACCATCCGTATCCCGGTGCATATGGTCGAGGTTATTAACAAGCTTGGCCGTATCCAGCGCGAACTTCTACAGGATCTTGGCCGCGAGCCCACACCACTGGAGCTCGCTAAAGAGATGGACATTACCGAGGACAAGGTCCTTGAAATCCAGCAATATGCACGCGAGCCCATCTCTCTCGACCAGACCATTGGCGACGAGGGCGATAGCCAGCTCGGAGACTTCATCGAAGACTCTGAGGCGGTCGTTGCAGTGGATGCTGTGTCCTTCACCCTCCTGCAGGATCAGCTCCAAGATGTCCTCAAGACATTGTCGGAACGCGAAGCCGGCGTCGTCCGGCTGCGTTTCGGCCTCACCGACGGTATGCCGCGTACTTTAGACGAAATCGGCCAGGTGTACGGCGTCACCCGCGAACGTATTCGCCAGATCGAATCGAAGACTATGTCGAAGCTGCGCCACCCGTCCCGCAGCCAGGTGCTTCGCGATTACTTGGAGTAA
- a CDS encoding DUF3039 domain-containing protein, translated as MSTGTQTIERPDVREELEQDSDTPKFFHYVKRNQIVDSAISGNMVQALCGETFPVTKQARPGSPVCPECEEIYKSLRK; from the coding sequence GTGAGCACAGGAACCCAGACCATCGAACGTCCGGACGTCCGCGAAGAACTAGAACAGGACAGCGACACCCCAAAGTTCTTCCACTACGTCAAACGCAACCAGATCGTTGACTCCGCAATCAGCGGAAACATGGTTCAAGCGCTATGCGGCGAAACCTTCCCCGTCACCAAACAGGCCCGCCCAGGTTCGCCCGTGTGCCCCGAATGTGAAGAAATCTACAAGAGTCTGCGCAAATAG
- a CDS encoding DUF3099 domain-containing protein: MRVAPGRFPRVAPNGECPWEVVAVSVWSRLFHSKDVELITDARRSPYDNWLHRKRVYNILQGLRIPFLLLSALTYLVLHSVWLSAVLFVVSVPLPWIAVVIANGAGEPQDSRAPKVYKPQVAREACQGGLAVDSGSRAMGVLGTSVQAGGTQDASASVCNGDDAAGDDEAIIIDHDDDGGLEAGS; encoded by the coding sequence GTGCGCGTGGCGCCAGGGCGCTTCCCGCGTGTTGCACCCAATGGTGAATGTCCCTGGGAGGTTGTTGCTGTGTCTGTGTGGAGTCGATTGTTTCATTCGAAGGATGTCGAGCTCATTACTGATGCCCGCCGCTCCCCTTACGACAACTGGTTGCATCGCAAGCGTGTGTACAACATTTTGCAGGGTTTGCGCATTCCTTTCCTGCTGTTGTCCGCCTTGACTTATCTTGTTCTTCATAGCGTGTGGTTGTCCGCCGTTTTGTTTGTGGTGTCTGTTCCTTTGCCGTGGATTGCGGTGGTGATTGCCAATGGAGCTGGCGAACCGCAGGATTCGCGTGCACCGAAGGTATACAAGCCTCAGGTGGCGCGGGAGGCCTGCCAAGGGGGCCTTGCCGTGGATTCGGGCTCGCGCGCCATGGGTGTGTTGGGAACCTCTGTCCAGGCCGGTGGCACGCAGGATGCATCGGCTTCAGTGTGCAATGGTGATGACGCCGCGGGGGACGACGAAGCAATCATTATTGATCATGACGATGACGGTGGACTCGAGGCTGGTTCTTAG
- a CDS encoding DUF7782 domain-containing protein has protein sequence MVAPSEHTHISSTSSPCPGPGYQPPHDLGPLVTHARVLSEALIAEGYSTAGLADFLDSRIPGAYSAVMAGNPGVAIAACDGESALDILVRSLLLHVPDPRLRGWMDGNCGPHVYEDLLHGGLIIEPSQGAWSWDGANSSSDQGAVPSYCAFDARPLAEGPLVFSDVDASFVAHVPGSDHVLGIGAASLSLAQAVPDSSVSSILDVGTGGGIQLLVQAVRHAASADGKPPRLVGTDIHPRALDFARATLAAAGLDEDVDLRQGSWLEPVAAGERFERIIANPPFVVGLPEVGHVYRDSGMNLDQATEMLVRTVPEFLELGGIAVLMGAWVGDAARVSAWVPEGCSAWVIERDHVSAAEYVATWTADEGVDPRSPEAIERTRRWLKHFKDHDVASIGFGYIAVRRNGPDQQDYVVAERISQPHTDPIGVEVEGFFALNDWALNVSEEEVLASRFAVSPAAALDVVSQVAPDAQGGFEHTVTRLSRLDGVLFSHDIDPALATIIAGLRPDGLCLGEVIDLYVLSTALQSGEQPALGEDEQQFRRFVAGSIVELVRHGLVIPEQLVADTTHGCR, from the coding sequence ATGGTTGCACCCAGCGAGCACACTCATATTTCTTCGACTTCTTCTCCGTGCCCGGGGCCGGGGTATCAGCCTCCTCATGATCTGGGCCCTCTTGTTACGCATGCTCGTGTCTTGAGTGAGGCTTTGATCGCTGAGGGCTATTCGACTGCGGGGTTGGCGGATTTCCTCGATAGTCGTATTCCTGGCGCTTATTCGGCTGTTATGGCTGGTAACCCCGGCGTCGCGATTGCCGCCTGCGACGGCGAGAGCGCGTTGGATATTCTGGTCCGTTCTTTGTTGCTTCATGTTCCGGATCCGCGGCTCCGTGGGTGGATGGATGGGAACTGTGGACCACATGTGTATGAGGATTTGCTCCACGGTGGCTTGATCATTGAGCCTTCGCAGGGGGCCTGGTCCTGGGATGGGGCGAATTCTTCCTCCGACCAGGGGGCTGTGCCTTCTTATTGTGCTTTTGATGCACGGCCGTTGGCGGAGGGGCCGTTGGTGTTTTCCGATGTCGATGCCTCTTTTGTTGCGCATGTGCCCGGTTCGGATCATGTGTTGGGGATTGGCGCGGCGTCATTGTCTTTAGCGCAGGCGGTGCCTGATTCTTCTGTTTCTTCCATTCTTGATGTGGGGACGGGTGGGGGTATTCAGTTGTTGGTTCAGGCAGTGCGTCATGCGGCTTCTGCGGACGGGAAGCCTCCGCGCCTGGTGGGAACGGATATTCATCCGCGGGCTTTGGATTTTGCTCGTGCCACTCTGGCTGCGGCTGGGTTGGATGAGGATGTTGATTTGCGCCAGGGCAGTTGGCTAGAGCCTGTGGCTGCGGGTGAGCGTTTTGAGCGCATTATCGCTAATCCGCCGTTTGTGGTGGGCCTTCCCGAAGTCGGCCACGTCTACCGTGATTCTGGGATGAACCTCGATCAGGCCACTGAGATGTTGGTGCGCACGGTGCCTGAGTTTTTGGAATTGGGTGGGATAGCTGTGTTGATGGGGGCGTGGGTTGGGGATGCGGCACGCGTATCTGCGTGGGTTCCCGAGGGCTGTAGTGCGTGGGTGATTGAACGTGATCATGTGAGCGCGGCGGAGTATGTGGCTACGTGGACTGCTGACGAGGGTGTCGATCCGCGTAGCCCCGAGGCCATTGAGCGTACGCGCCGTTGGTTGAAGCACTTTAAGGATCATGACGTCGCGTCGATCGGGTTTGGCTATATCGCTGTGCGTCGCAATGGGCCAGATCAGCAGGATTATGTTGTCGCTGAGCGTATTTCTCAGCCTCATACCGACCCTATTGGTGTTGAGGTTGAGGGCTTCTTTGCGCTGAATGACTGGGCGTTAAACGTTTCCGAGGAGGAGGTGTTGGCTTCGCGTTTTGCAGTTTCTCCTGCGGCTGCGCTTGATGTTGTTTCCCAGGTTGCCCCGGATGCGCAGGGTGGTTTCGAGCATACGGTCACTCGTTTGTCGCGCTTGGATGGTGTGCTGTTTAGCCACGACATCGACCCCGCTTTAGCCACGATTATTGCCGGGTTGCGACCGGACGGATTGTGCTTGGGTGAAGTTATTGACTTGTATGTCTTGTCGACGGCCTTGCAGTCTGGAGAACAGCCCGCGTTGGGCGAAGATGAACAACAGTTCCGTCGTTTTGTTGCTGGGTCGATCGTAGAGCTGGTGCGTCACGGCCTGGTCATCCCTGAGCAGCTCGTGGCTGACACAACGCACGGCTGTCGTTAG
- the dtd gene encoding D-aminoacyl-tRNA deacylase, which translates to MKAVLIRVSEASVTVDGEVVGSISCPDTGGLLALVGVGREDSDQAWETMVRKIAELRILDGERSVEDAGAPVLLVSQFTLHGRTAKGRRPAWSDAAPGDVAEPVIERIAQGLRERGIHVEQGRFGAMMSVSSVNEGPFTVLVEAD; encoded by the coding sequence GTGAAAGCTGTTCTTATCCGAGTCAGTGAGGCTTCGGTGACGGTCGACGGTGAGGTTGTCGGCTCTATCTCATGCCCAGACACTGGCGGACTACTCGCCCTTGTTGGTGTTGGGCGGGAGGATTCCGACCAGGCCTGGGAAACAATGGTTCGTAAAATCGCTGAACTCCGCATTCTTGACGGGGAACGAAGCGTTGAAGATGCGGGCGCGCCAGTGTTGTTGGTTAGCCAGTTCACTCTTCACGGGCGCACGGCTAAAGGCCGTCGTCCTGCGTGGTCGGATGCCGCCCCAGGCGACGTTGCCGAGCCGGTCATCGAAAGGATTGCTCAGGGGTTGCGTGAGAGAGGAATCCATGTCGAACAAGGACGCTTCGGAGCGATGATGAGCGTATCCAGTGTCAACGAAGGGCCCTTTACTGTCCTCGTCGAGGCTGATTAG
- a CDS encoding sigma-70 family RNA polymerase sigma factor, translating to MSAVATQTASDTESLPAVDGTEEVDRGSRRGHTNDNPSADLVRVYLNGIGKTALLSAEDEVELARTIEVGLYAEHLLNNPGDKPLTRAKRRDLNIIAKQGRAARTHLLEANLRLVVSLAKRYTGRGMPLLDLIQEGNLGLIRAMEKFDYTKGFKFSTYATWWIRQAITRGMADQSRTIRLPVHLVEQVNKLSRIRREMYQHLGREATNEELAEESGIDESKIELLLRQSRDPVSLDMPVGADEEAPLGDFIEDSDAADAESAVVASLRHSDIRAVIDSLEQREQDVIIMRYGLDDGVPRTLDQIGRRYGLSRERVRQIEREVMAKLRDGERADRLRAYAF from the coding sequence ATGTCAGCCGTAGCAACGCAGACCGCCAGCGATACCGAGTCCCTACCCGCTGTGGACGGGACCGAAGAGGTTGACCGAGGCAGTCGGCGCGGCCATACCAATGACAATCCCTCTGCGGATCTCGTCCGCGTCTACTTAAACGGGATCGGCAAAACAGCACTACTGAGCGCAGAGGACGAGGTTGAGCTCGCCCGAACCATCGAGGTCGGCCTCTATGCCGAACATCTTCTGAACAATCCCGGTGACAAGCCCCTCACGCGGGCTAAGCGTCGTGATCTCAACATCATCGCAAAACAAGGCCGTGCGGCGCGCACCCACCTGCTCGAAGCTAACCTACGTTTGGTCGTGTCGCTGGCCAAACGCTACACCGGCCGTGGGATGCCTTTGCTGGATCTCATCCAAGAAGGCAACCTGGGTTTGATCAGGGCCATGGAAAAATTTGATTACACCAAGGGCTTTAAGTTCTCTACCTATGCCACCTGGTGGATCCGTCAAGCTATTACGCGCGGGATGGCTGACCAGTCTCGAACCATCCGCCTGCCCGTGCACTTGGTTGAGCAAGTCAACAAGCTGTCACGTATTCGTCGCGAAATGTATCAGCACTTGGGCCGCGAAGCGACCAACGAAGAACTCGCCGAAGAATCAGGTATCGACGAGTCAAAGATCGAACTGTTACTTCGTCAATCGCGAGATCCAGTGAGCTTGGACATGCCTGTTGGCGCTGATGAAGAAGCACCGCTTGGAGATTTCATCGAGGACTCAGATGCAGCGGATGCTGAATCTGCGGTGGTCGCTTCCCTCCGCCACTCGGATATTCGGGCGGTCATCGATTCCCTTGAGCAGCGCGAACAAGACGTCATCATCATGCGCTACGGACTCGATGATGGAGTTCCACGCACCCTCGACCAGATTGGTCGCCGGTACGGACTATCCAGGGAGCGCGTCCGACAAATTGAGCGCGAAGTGATGGCGAAGCTCCGCGATGGCGAGCGTGCTGACCGCTTACGTGCCTACGCTTTTTAA
- a CDS encoding metal-dependent transcriptional regulator, with protein sequence MKDLVDTTEMYLRTIYELEEEGITPLRARIAERLEQSGPTVSQTVARMERDGLVIVAGDRSLKMTTDGRRLATAVMRKHRLAERLLTDIIGLDIAKVHDEACRWEHVMSDEVERRLVEVLPSYDRSPFGNPIPGLSELTHDDVEEASPGIRLNDLPDGQDFRVRIVQLNEILQVDDEQYRELTNAGITVGAEVDVLYARGLVRVTTDVATIDLDEDLSHAIRVDFVD encoded by the coding sequence GTGAAGGATCTCGTCGATACAACAGAGATGTACTTGCGCACTATTTACGAACTCGAAGAGGAAGGCATCACTCCGCTTCGTGCTCGAATTGCCGAGCGTCTCGAGCAATCCGGCCCCACGGTGAGCCAGACCGTTGCACGTATGGAGCGTGATGGCTTGGTTATCGTCGCCGGTGACCGCAGCCTTAAGATGACCACCGATGGTCGCCGCCTAGCTACCGCCGTGATGCGTAAGCACCGTCTGGCTGAGCGTCTGCTCACCGACATCATTGGGCTTGACATCGCAAAGGTTCACGACGAAGCCTGCCGCTGGGAGCACGTCATGAGCGATGAGGTGGAGCGTCGCCTCGTTGAGGTTCTTCCCTCCTACGACCGCTCCCCCTTCGGCAACCCGATTCCGGGATTGTCGGAGCTCACCCACGATGATGTGGAAGAAGCATCGCCCGGCATCCGTCTCAACGACCTTCCTGATGGCCAGGACTTCCGTGTCCGTATCGTCCAGCTCAACGAGATCCTCCAGGTTGATGATGAGCAGTATCGCGAACTCACCAACGCTGGTATCACAGTAGGCGCCGAGGTTGACGTGCTGTACGCACGCGGTCTGGTCCGTGTCACGACCGACGTGGCCACCATCGATCTTGATGAAGACCTCTCCCACGCTATTCGCGTGGACTTCGTTGACTAG